One genomic segment of Thermus thermamylovorans includes these proteins:
- a CDS encoding UDP-N-acetylglucosamine--N-acetylmuramyl-(pentapeptide) pyrophosphoryl-undecaprenol N-acetylglucosamine transferase, with protein MILLTGGGTGGHLFPALAVAGELGRRGHGVFYLGALGGLEARLLPEAGLPHALIPAGKLDRAAFRPREALGLLRGLWAARRVLREVAPRAVLSTGGYAGFPGAFLAELKGIPVLLHEQNARLGLANRLLLPRARGLALSLPLPLPPGLGQKARRTGYPVREERHPKAEAKRRLGFDPGKPLLLVLGGSQGSLELNERLPPRLKALGLPVLHQVGERWVERYRHLEGERYRVAGFLDAPLAMSAADLLLGRAGAGTLAEAAYHRLPALLFPLPPSLDGGAQAANARAYQEAGGAELADWEGLEAQVERLLADPEPYRKGMARLSPEGAAGRIADWLEEFL; from the coding sequence GTGATCCTCCTCACGGGAGGGGGCACGGGGGGGCACCTCTTCCCCGCCCTGGCGGTGGCGGGGGAGCTCGGGCGCCGGGGGCACGGGGTCTTCTACCTGGGGGCCCTGGGGGGGCTGGAGGCCCGCCTCCTGCCGGAGGCGGGGCTTCCCCACGCCCTCATCCCCGCGGGCAAGCTGGACCGGGCCGCCTTCCGGCCCCGGGAGGCCCTGGGGCTCCTCCGGGGCCTCTGGGCCGCCCGCCGGGTCCTGCGGGAGGTGGCCCCCCGGGCGGTCCTCTCCACCGGGGGGTACGCGGGCTTCCCCGGGGCCTTCCTGGCGGAGCTCAAGGGGATTCCCGTCCTCCTCCACGAGCAAAACGCCCGCCTGGGCCTGGCCAACCGCCTCCTCCTGCCCCGGGCCCGGGGCCTGGCCCTCTCCCTGCCCCTTCCCCTGCCCCCGGGCCTTGGGCAGAAGGCCCGGCGCACGGGCTACCCCGTGCGGGAGGAACGCCACCCCAAGGCCGAGGCCAAGCGCCGTCTGGGCTTCGACCCGGGGAAGCCCCTCCTCCTGGTCCTGGGGGGGAGCCAGGGGAGCCTGGAACTCAACGAGCGCCTTCCCCCCCGCCTCAAGGCCCTGGGACTCCCGGTGCTCCACCAGGTGGGGGAGCGCTGGGTGGAGCGCTACCGCCACCTGGAGGGGGAGAGGTACCGGGTGGCGGGTTTCCTGGACGCCCCCCTGGCCATGAGCGCCGCCGACCTCCTCCTCGGCCGGGCGGGGGCGGGCACCCTGGCCGAGGCCGCCTACCACCGCCTCCCTGCCCTCCTCTTCCCCCTGCCCCCCAGCCTGGACGGGGGGGCGCAGGCGGCCAACGCCCGGGCCTACCAGGAGGCGGGGGGGGCGGAGCTTGCGGACTGGGAGGGCCTCGAGGCCCAGGTGGAGCGCCTCCTGGCCGACCCAGAACCCTACCGCAAGGGCATGGCCCGGCTTTCCCCCGAGGGAGCCGCGGGGCGGATCGCAGACTGGCTGGAGGAGTTCCTATGA
- a CDS encoding FtsW/RodA/SpoVE family cell cycle protein — MDPVLLLSALLLLAFGLLGVGVAEPSLLPGHLLRVGLALLALALGFLLSPRALLRHGRALLFLSLALLALVLWLGDGPGGVRRWFYLGAFAFQPSELAKVALVFYLASFVGRKGHDYPILGAAVLAAATAGLVLVQPDFATALFLLTLSGLLFVLAGVPWRRLVTVSLAGLLALAPFSGYYLARFSYVSERFASFLDYLQGEADPAQGAYQVVQAQKAILLGGPLGQGPGGALPHLPEAHNDMVFAGVVFATGWLGGGMVLFLYLLLFARGMALALRLRGPESLVALGLTLYLTLQAALNIGVAVGFLPVTGVPLPLVSYGGSSLLVSGLAVGVLLRLAKEVGR; from the coding sequence GTGGACCCCGTCCTCCTCCTGAGCGCCCTCCTCCTTCTGGCCTTCGGCCTCCTGGGGGTGGGGGTGGCGGAGCCCAGCCTCCTGCCCGGCCACCTCCTGCGGGTGGGGCTGGCCCTCCTGGCCCTGGCCCTGGGGTTCCTCCTCTCCCCTAGGGCCCTCCTCCGCCACGGCCGGGCCCTCCTCTTCCTCAGCCTGGCCCTTCTGGCCCTGGTCCTCTGGCTGGGGGACGGGCCCGGGGGGGTGCGCCGCTGGTTCTACCTGGGGGCCTTCGCCTTCCAGCCCTCGGAGCTGGCCAAGGTGGCCCTGGTCTTCTACCTGGCCTCCTTCGTGGGGCGCAAGGGCCACGACTACCCCATCCTGGGGGCCGCGGTCCTGGCGGCGGCCACCGCCGGGCTGGTCCTGGTGCAGCCCGACTTCGCCACCGCCCTCTTTCTCCTCACCCTGAGCGGGCTTCTCTTCGTCCTGGCCGGGGTGCCCTGGCGTAGGCTGGTCACCGTCAGCCTGGCGGGGCTTCTGGCCCTGGCCCCCTTCTCCGGCTACTACCTGGCCCGCTTCAGCTACGTCTCCGAGCGCTTCGCAAGCTTCCTGGACTATCTGCAGGGAGAAGCCGACCCCGCCCAGGGGGCCTACCAGGTGGTCCAGGCCCAGAAGGCCATCCTCCTGGGAGGCCCCCTGGGCCAGGGGCCGGGGGGCGCCCTGCCCCACCTGCCCGAGGCCCACAACGACATGGTCTTCGCCGGCGTGGTCTTCGCCACCGGCTGGCTGGGGGGCGGGATGGTCCTCTTCCTGTACCTCCTCCTCTTCGCCCGGGGGATGGCCCTGGCCCTGAGGCTCCGGGGGCCGGAGAGCCTGGTGGCCCTGGGCCTCACCCTGTACCTCACCCTGCAGGCTGCCCTGAACATCGGGGTGGCCGTGGGCTTCCTCCCGGTCACGGGGGTGCCCCTGCCCCTGGTGTCCTACGGGGGCAGCTCCCTCCTGGTCTCGGGCCTGGCCGTGGGGGTGCTCCTGCGCCTGGCCAAGGAGGTGGGGCGGTGA
- the murD gene encoding UDP-N-acetylmuramoyl-L-alanine--D-glutamate ligase produces the protein MILVYGLGRSGLGVLRFLRRRGLPARFYDDRPQEAEVREALALGFAPDWALEGAYREVVAAPGVPLEHPHLERLRQGGARVLGEAELAYRLSPTPLIGITGTAGKTTTTLFTAHLLRGQGLRALAGGNVDPPLVEVVDGAEVAVAELSSFQLERVHAFRPRVAVLLNLGVDHLDRHGSLEAYHRAKLNLLRNLTPADALVYNREDPRVRAAAEASPARAYPFAPAEDPRESNLRAALAATRAYLDLLGRRLDEGALRASLEDLPTPPHRFQPFARKGEVVFIDDSMATRTQAVAAALRAAPAPIAWILGGEDKGADLAPLRPLLPRVRVALAIGRDGPRLAQGLGGVEVVVIGEREGRAALRRAVAEALGRLERGSVLLAPLAASFDQFQDYRERAQAFREAVFSLGGEPWTPSSS, from the coding sequence GTGATCCTGGTCTACGGCCTGGGGCGGAGCGGGCTCGGGGTGCTCCGCTTCCTGAGGCGGCGGGGGCTTCCCGCCCGCTTCTACGACGACCGGCCCCAGGAGGCGGAGGTCCGGGAGGCCCTGGCCCTGGGCTTCGCCCCCGACTGGGCCCTGGAGGGGGCCTACCGGGAGGTGGTGGCCGCCCCCGGGGTGCCCCTGGAGCACCCCCACCTGGAGCGCCTGCGGCAGGGGGGGGCCCGGGTGCTGGGGGAGGCGGAGCTGGCCTACCGCCTCTCCCCCACCCCCCTGATCGGGATCACCGGCACCGCGGGGAAGACCACCACCACCCTCTTCACCGCCCACCTCCTCAGGGGGCAGGGCCTGCGGGCCCTGGCCGGGGGGAACGTGGACCCACCCCTGGTGGAGGTGGTGGACGGGGCCGAGGTGGCGGTGGCCGAGCTCTCCAGCTTCCAGCTGGAGCGGGTCCACGCCTTCCGCCCCCGGGTGGCGGTCCTCCTCAACCTGGGGGTGGACCACCTGGACCGGCACGGGAGCCTCGAGGCCTACCACCGGGCCAAGCTGAACCTCCTCCGGAACCTCACCCCCGCAGACGCCCTGGTCTACAACCGGGAGGACCCCCGGGTGCGGGCAGCGGCGGAGGCCTCCCCCGCCCGGGCCTACCCCTTCGCCCCGGCGGAGGACCCCCGGGAGAGCAACCTGCGGGCGGCCCTGGCGGCCACCCGGGCCTACCTGGACCTCCTGGGGCGCAGGCTGGACGAGGGGGCCCTGCGGGCCAGCCTGGAGGACCTGCCCACCCCCCCCCACCGCTTCCAGCCCTTCGCCCGCAAGGGGGAGGTGGTCTTCATCGACGACTCCATGGCCACCCGCACCCAGGCGGTGGCCGCGGCCCTGCGGGCCGCCCCCGCCCCCATCGCCTGGATCCTGGGGGGGGAGGACAAGGGGGCGGACCTGGCCCCCCTGAGGCCCCTCCTCCCCCGGGTGCGGGTGGCCCTGGCCATCGGCCGGGACGGGCCCCGCCTGGCCCAGGGCCTAGGGGGGGTGGAGGTGGTGGTGATCGGGGAGCGGGAGGGGCGGGCCGCCCTGCGCCGGGCGGTGGCCGAGGCCCTGGGGCGCCTGGAAAGGGGGAGCGTCCTCCTGGCCCCCTTGGCGGCCAGCTTCGACCAGTTCCAGGACTACCGGGAGCGCGCCCAGGCCTTCCGCGAGGCGGTCTTCTCCTTGGGAGGTGAACCGTGGACCCCGTCCTCCTCCTGA